A single Brassica rapa cultivar Chiifu-401-42 chromosome A04, CAAS_Brap_v3.01, whole genome shotgun sequence DNA region contains:
- the LOC103863069 gene encoding transcription factor ORG2, whose translation MCALVPPLFRNFGWSLTGEYESYYGGGDHLTNGTIFDFPETFGVVHQQNRLWVSVSSEGIGIDKNPVVTKKLKHNASERDRRKKINSLFSSLRSCLPASDQSKKLSIPQTVSRSLKYIPELQEEVKKLIQKKEEFLVRVSGQRDIEHHVKQQPKVVARYVSTVSVTRLGDNKVMVQISSSKIHSFSISNVLSGLEEDGFVLVDVSSPRSHDERLFYTLHLQMGYIDYKMNCTELSQRILYLYEECGNSFRR comes from the exons ATGTGTGCATTGGTCCCTCCATTGTTCCGAAACTTCGGTTGGTCGTTGACGGGAGAGTACGAGAGCTACTACGGTGGTGGAGATCACCTCACCAACGGCACAATTTTTGATTTTCCGGAGACTTTTGGAGTGGTTCATCAACAGAACAGATTATGGGTTTCTGTTTCGTCAGAAGGAATTGGAATAGACAAGAATCCGGTTGTAACCAAGAAGCTTAAACACAATGCAAGCGAGCGTGACCGTCGCAAGAAGATAAACTCTTTGTTCTCATCTCTGCGTTCATGTCTTCCAGCCTCTGATCAGTCG AAGAAGTTAAGTATTCCTCAAACAGTTTCGaggagcttgaagtacataccAGAGCTGCAAGAGGAAGTGAAGAAGCTAATACAAAAGAAGGAAGAATTTTTGGTGCGAGTATCGGGTCAAAGAGACATTGAACATCACGTTAAGCAGCAACCAAAGGTGGTTGCGCGTTATGTCTCGACTGTGTCTGTGACTAGGCTTGGAGACAACAAAGTGATGGTCCAAATCTCATCGTCCAAGATTCATAGCTTTTCGATATCTAATGTGTTAAGTGGGTTAGAAGAAGATGGGTTTGTTCTTGTGGATGTTTCATCCCCAAGGTCTCATGATGAAAGGCTTTTCTACACTTTGCATCTTCAAATGGGATATATTGATTACAAGATGAATTGCACAGAATTAAGTCAGAGGATTTTGTATTTGTACGAGGAATGTGGGAACTCATTTAGAAGATaa
- the LOC103863072 gene encoding protein STRICTOSIDINE SYNTHASE-LIKE 8 yields the protein MPISERVLKQVAAFPVVLAIVCYFFWPSIIAPDLLKGTKDVLQVAKTIPLPGDGPESLEFDSQGEGPYVGVTDGRILKWRGEELGWVEFAYSSPHRDNCSRHKVVPSCGRPLGLSFHKETGDLYFCDGYFGVMKVGPEGGLAELVVDEAEGHKVMFANQMDIDQEEDVFYFNDSSDKYHFEQVFYVYMSGEKTGRVIRYDMKKKEATVIMDKLHLPNGLALSKDGSFVLTCESGTNTIHRIWVKGPKAGTNEVFAKIPGPMDNIRRTPTGDFWVALHSKDSLFTRVFLSHSFIGKFFIKTLKMETAIHLVNGGKPHGILVKLSGETGEILEILEDSEGKTMKYVSEAYEREDGKLWIGSVYWPAVWVLDKSVYDLK from the exons ATGCCGATCAGCGAGAGAGTTCTGAAGCAGGTTGCAGCCTTTCCAGTTGTTTTAGCCATCGTTTGCTATTTCTTCTGGCCATCAATCATCGCGCCGGACCTCCTAAAGGGCACGAAGGACGTTCTCCAAGTGGCTAAGACCATTCCTCTCCCTGGTGATGGACCAGAGAGCTTAGAATTTGATTCACAAGGTGAAGGCCCTTACGTTGGCGTCACTGACGGTCGCATCCTCAAATGGCGCGGTGAAGAGCTAGGATGGGTTGAGTTTGCCTACTCTTCTCCTCACAG AGATAACTGTTCGAGGCATAAAGTAGTTCCAAGTTGCGGGAGACCATTGGGACTTAGCTTCCATAAGGAAACAGGAGATTTGTACTTCTGTGATGGTTACTTTGGGGTCATGAAGGTCGGACCAGAGGGAGGCTTGGCCGAGTTAGTTGTTGATGAAGCCGAAGGTCACAAAGTCATGTTTGCGAACCAAATGGATATAGACCAAGAGGAAGACGTCTTCTACTTCAATGATAGCAGCGATAAATACCACTTCGA GCAAGTGTTCTACGTGTATATGTCAGGGGAGAAGACAGGAAGAGTAATTAGATACGatatgaagaagaaagaggccACAGTTATAATGGACAAACTTCATTTACCTAATGGTTTAGCTCTAAGCAAGGACGGATCTTTTGTACTCACCTGCGAAAGTGGTACAAATACTATCCACAGAATATGGGTCAAAGGTCCCAAAGCCGGGACCAACGAGGTTTTTGCAAAGATCCCGGGTCCTATGGACAATATCCGACGCACGCCGACAGGAGATTTTTGGGTCGCACTGCATTCCAAAGACAGTTTGTTCACTCGTGTGTTTCTAAGTCACTCTTTTATTGGAAAGTTTTTCATCAAAACGCTGAAGATGGAGACTGCGATTCATCTCGTTAATGGAGGGAAACCTCATGGAATCCTTGTGAAACTCTCTGGAGAGACAGGAGAGATTCTTGAGATACTTGAGGACAGTGAAGGGAAGACGATGAAGTATGTTAGTGAAGCATATGAGAGAGAAGATGGCAAGTTATGGATTGGGTCTGTGTATTGGCCGGCCGTTTGGGTTCTTGATAAATCTGTTTACGATCTCAAATGA